From the Pomacea canaliculata isolate SZHN2017 linkage group LG4, ASM307304v1, whole genome shotgun sequence genome, one window contains:
- the LOC112561870 gene encoding tribbles homolog 2-like: protein MSLIGSRPRLCISHGPKKKLIPESDAIIGSLTPDVHTNSQPSFLSSTPEKEDILKLGKYVLFGQTEKKDIYLSVDTTTQEEFTCKVFPIDRYREALSPYWQVDCHKNIAATTEVVLGESRAYIFFHKNYGDLHSYVRQKKRLREDEAQHLFRQIVDAICHCHDNNVILRDLKLRKFVFIDPERTTLQLEGLEDAVVLSEEDHDVLKDKHGCPAYVSPEILFSSEAGYSGKLADVWSLGVMLYTMLVGRYPFHDPQPMALFGKIRRGQFHIPDSVSPKAKCLIRCLLRRNPAERLASNEIISHPWFRSVPSLRSQPNTERCNRYQVVPEMELPLPSAIDF from the exons ATGAGTTTGATAGGAAGTAGGCCCAGACTGTGCATAAGTCATGGGCCGAAAAAGAAACTTATTCCAGAATCTGATGCCATCATAGGAAGTTTGACACCAGATGTCCATACCAATTCTCAACCATCTTTTCTGAGCTCAACcccagaaaaagaagacattttgaaacttggaaaatatgttctttttgggcagacagaaaaaaaggatatATACCTTTCAGTAGATACTACAACACAAGAAGAATTTACATGCAAG GTTTTTCCAATCGACCGCTACAGAGAAGCCTTGTCTCCATATTGGCAAGTGGACTGCCACAAGAACATTGCTGCTACAACAGAGGTTGTACTTGGAGAGTCAAGGGCCTACATCTTCTTTCACAAGAACTATGGAGATCTACACTCTTATGTGAGACAGAAGAAACGACTGAGGGAAGATGAGGCACAGCACCTGTTCAGACAGATTGTAGATGCTATATGTCATTGCCATGATAACAACGTAATCCTTCGTGATCTTAAGCTGCGGAAGTTTGTCTTCATAGATCCTGAGAG GACAACATTGCAGCTGGAAGGATTGGAAGATGCTGTAGTATTATCTGAAGAGGACCATGATGTTCTAAAGGACAAGCATGGCTGCCCAGCTTATGTCAGCCCAGAAATCCTGTTCTCTTCAGAAGCAGGGTACTCAGGCAAGCTTGCTGATGTGTGGAGCCTTGGAGTGATGCTGTACACCATGTTGGTGGGTCGCTACCCCTTCCATGATCCCCAGCCCATGGCCCTCTTTGGCAAGATCCGCCGGGGGCAATTTCACATTCCTGATTCAGTTTCTCCAAAGGCCAAGTGCTTGATACGCTGCTTGCTACGTCGCAATCCTGCAGAGAGACTTGCCTCAAATGAAATCATCTCTCATCCTTGGTTCCGCTCTGTCCCATCTCTTCGAAGTCAACCCAACACTGAGCGCTGCAATCGCTACCAGGTGGTGCCAGAGATGGAGTTGCCTCTACCATCAGCCATCGATTTCTAG